A genomic segment from Candidatus Eisenbacteria bacterium encodes:
- a CDS encoding transketolase family protein: MKRTREGFGHGLLDLGQRRQDVVVLVGDLSGSTNVSFFAEKFPDRFIQVGVAEQNMMCVAAGLAAAGKIPFLATYGAFASCRSADQMRVTVAYTDLPVKIGGAHGGISVGPDGATHQAMEEIAIVRSIPNMKMIVPCDYWETRKATVAAADDPHPNYIRFGREPVPVVTGPETPFVIGKANLVRDGGDLAIIACGVMVYEALVAAQELEARGVRARVLNMHTIKPIDAEAVVRAARECGAIVTAEEHQVHGGLGGAVAEAVVQSHPVPMELVAVHDRFGRSGKQEELMAAFGIKAPDVVRAAERALARKRAR; the protein is encoded by the coding sequence ATGAAGCGGACCCGGGAGGGGTTCGGCCACGGCCTCCTCGACTTGGGGCAGAGACGTCAGGACGTGGTCGTGCTCGTCGGCGATCTGTCCGGCTCGACGAATGTCTCGTTTTTCGCGGAGAAATTCCCAGACCGCTTCATTCAAGTCGGGGTCGCGGAGCAGAACATGATGTGCGTCGCGGCGGGGCTCGCCGCGGCGGGAAAGATTCCGTTCCTCGCCACGTACGGCGCCTTCGCCTCCTGCCGGAGCGCGGACCAGATGCGCGTGACGGTCGCCTATACGGATCTTCCGGTAAAAATCGGCGGCGCGCACGGGGGCATCAGCGTCGGGCCGGATGGGGCGACGCACCAGGCCATGGAGGAGATCGCGATCGTCCGCTCGATTCCCAACATGAAGATGATCGTGCCGTGTGATTACTGGGAGACGCGCAAAGCGACCGTGGCCGCCGCGGACGATCCGCACCCCAACTACATCCGATTTGGCCGCGAGCCCGTTCCGGTCGTGACCGGGCCCGAAACGCCGTTCGTGATCGGAAAAGCGAATTTGGTGCGCGATGGCGGCGATCTCGCGATCATCGCCTGCGGGGTCATGGTCTACGAGGCGCTCGTGGCCGCCCAGGAGCTCGAAGCGCGCGGCGTGCGCGCCCGCGTGCTGAACATGCACACCATCAAGCCAATCGACGCCGAAGCGGTCGTCCGTGCCGCGCGGGAATGTGGCGCGATCGTGACCGCGGAGGAGCACCAGGTGCATGGAGGCCTGGGCGGTGCCGTTGCGGAGGCGGTCGTGCAATCGCACCCGGTCCCGATGGAGCTCGTTGCCGTCCACGATCGCTTCGGTCGATCGGGAAAGCAGGAAGAGCTGATGGCCGCGTTCGGCATCAAGGCGCCGGACGTGGTGCGCGCCGCCGAACGGGCGCTCGCCCGCAAGCGCGCGCGGTAA
- a CDS encoding triose-phosphate isomerase has product MSRILAGNWKMNLTLAEARSLLRAIGDRAAAVPSLTVVVFPPPTALATLAGERRPTDPKLGIQNCHTEPKGAFTGEISPEMAKDSGAEFALVGHSERRRLFCENDQIVQAKLKAVWRAGLKPVLCVGETLAERERRETRDVLKRQLTRALDGAPARAPLWVAYEPVWAIGTGVVATEDEVAEAHAWVLEELGRMGRGSAAGHPPVLYGGSVDPKNAAALAAIPEVDGFLVGGASLRAESFLGIGEALLKAERRPSAVD; this is encoded by the coding sequence ATGAGCAGGATCCTTGCCGGCAACTGGAAGATGAACCTCACCCTCGCGGAAGCCCGCTCCCTCCTGCGCGCGATCGGAGATCGCGCCGCCGCGGTGCCCTCGCTCACCGTGGTCGTCTTTCCTCCCCCGACGGCGCTCGCCACGCTCGCGGGGGAGCGGCGTCCCACCGATCCCAAGCTCGGCATCCAGAACTGCCATACGGAACCCAAGGGGGCGTTCACCGGCGAGATCTCGCCCGAGATGGCGAAGGACTCGGGCGCCGAGTTCGCGCTCGTCGGCCACTCCGAACGGAGGCGGTTGTTCTGCGAGAATGACCAGATCGTACAGGCCAAGCTGAAGGCCGTCTGGCGCGCCGGGCTGAAGCCTGTGCTTTGTGTCGGTGAAACGCTCGCGGAGCGCGAGCGGAGGGAGACGCGCGACGTCTTGAAGCGCCAGCTCACGCGGGCCCTCGACGGCGCGCCGGCGAGGGCGCCGCTGTGGGTTGCGTACGAGCCGGTCTGGGCGATCGGAACCGGGGTGGTCGCGACCGAGGACGAGGTGGCGGAGGCGCACGCGTGGGTGCTCGAGGAGTTGGGCCGGATGGGGAGGGGGAGCGCCGCGGGACATCCCCCCGTGCTCTACGGCGGCAGCGTCGATCCGAAGAACGCCGCCGCGCTGGCCGCAATCCCCGAGGTGGACGGGTTCCTGGTCGGCGGGGCATCGCTCCGGGCCGAATCGTTTCTCGGTATCGGTGAGGCGCTGCTCAAGGCGGAACGCCGCCCATCCGCGGTGGATTGA
- a CDS encoding SDR family oxidoreductase, whose amino-acid sequence MHLPVRASRGALPRFESAGRHCKEGARGRPGLARSPRRGDGRASPPPGPPLSARPILVTGGAGYIGSVLVRMLLQAGRPVRVLDRMLHGGHGLEDLAHDPNLTVLVRDLRDPRVHEQGLEEVKTVVHLAAIEGGKACALDEDLAVQTNWSATVAFARRARALGVHRFVFASTCCVYGEGRDEMLTEESPAKPRSLYAETRWHAEQGILELTDDSEFEPVILRFSTVYGLSPRMRFDLAVNFLAQQAVREGEVQIFGGSQWRPFAHVADIARGIIMAIEEPLPPDGPPILNLGDNLENYQLRDLKEELEAHVPGVRVTIQPEKEDRCTYRVRFDRIEREWGFRARRRVGDGIEEVARAVRSGVIADPRERRYYNA is encoded by the coding sequence ATTCACCTCCCCGTGCGCGCTTCGCGCGGAGCCCTTCCGCGCTTCGAGTCTGCTGGGCGCCATTGTAAAGAGGGCGCGCGCGGCCGTCCAGGGCTCGCTCGGTCCCCGCGCCGAGGCGACGGCCGAGCATCTCCACCTCCGGGTCCGCCGTTGAGCGCGCGTCCGATCCTCGTGACCGGAGGAGCCGGGTACATCGGCTCGGTGCTCGTGCGGATGCTTCTCCAGGCGGGCCGGCCGGTGCGCGTCCTCGACCGCATGCTGCACGGCGGCCACGGTCTCGAGGACCTCGCCCACGATCCCAACCTCACCGTGCTGGTCCGCGACCTTCGCGACCCTCGGGTTCACGAGCAGGGGTTGGAGGAGGTGAAGACCGTGGTGCACCTCGCGGCGATCGAGGGTGGCAAAGCCTGCGCCTTGGACGAGGACCTCGCCGTGCAGACCAATTGGAGCGCCACCGTCGCATTCGCCAGGCGGGCGCGGGCCCTCGGCGTCCATCGCTTTGTCTTCGCTTCGACGTGCTGCGTCTACGGCGAAGGTCGCGACGAGATGCTCACCGAGGAATCCCCCGCAAAGCCGCGGTCCCTCTACGCGGAGACGCGGTGGCACGCGGAGCAGGGGATTCTCGAGCTGACGGACGATTCGGAGTTCGAGCCCGTCATCCTCCGCTTCAGCACGGTCTACGGACTGTCCCCACGCATGCGGTTCGATCTCGCGGTGAACTTCCTCGCTCAGCAAGCCGTGCGCGAAGGGGAGGTCCAAATCTTCGGCGGCTCCCAGTGGCGACCCTTCGCGCATGTGGCGGATATCGCTCGCGGGATCATCATGGCGATCGAGGAACCGCTGCCCCCGGACGGGCCGCCGATCCTGAATCTCGGAGACAATCTCGAGAACTACCAGCTCCGCGACCTGAAGGAGGAGCTCGAGGCACACGTGCCGGGGGTGCGGGTGACGATCCAGCCCGAGAAGGAAGACCGGTGTACCTACCGGGTACGATTCGACAGGATCGAGCGGGAGTGGGGATTCCGGGCGCGTCGGCGCGTCGGCGACGGGATCGAGGAGGTCGCGCGCGCGGTACGCTCGGGCGTGATCGCCGATCCGAGAGAGCGCCGATACTACAACGCGTGA
- the secG gene encoding preprotein translocase subunit SecG, with the protein MSGFVVGFIATIHIVVCLALMASILLQSGKGGGLAGAFGAGSSQTLFGGRGAATFLSRATTTLAVIFFLTSLTLGIQASRSAGGGRSLIQEEARRRGQQRAATEGAGAPTAGAPTPGGPAAPATGAPVTGTGASNPSPTPEAPPAPTPGAPAGGGAPAAGGP; encoded by the coding sequence ATGTCCGGGTTTGTCGTTGGATTCATAGCCACGATTCACATCGTGGTCTGCTTGGCCCTGATGGCTTCCATTCTGCTCCAATCGGGCAAGGGAGGCGGGCTTGCCGGTGCCTTTGGCGCGGGGTCCAGCCAGACGCTCTTCGGGGGTCGCGGCGCGGCCACATTCTTGAGCCGGGCCACGACCACCCTGGCGGTGATTTTCTTTCTCACATCATTGACGCTGGGCATTCAAGCATCCCGGTCCGCGGGCGGGGGACGGAGCCTGATCCAAGAGGAAGCACGGAGACGGGGCCAGCAACGCGCTGCGACGGAGGGGGCGGGCGCTCCCACAGCGGGCGCTCCCACGCCCGGCGGCCCCGCGGCTCCGGCGACAGGGGCTCCGGTCACCGGCACGGGCGCCTCGAATCCCTCGCCGACCCCCGAGGCGCCGCCTGCTCCAACCCCAGGGGCTCCTGCCGGGGGAGGAGCGCCGGCTGCCGGCGGTCCGTGA
- a CDS encoding transketolase, whose product MTLQELKERALFVRRDIIALLARSQSGHSGGPLSSADFGTVLFFHEMNVNPGRLDDPSRDMWHFSIGHITPVIYSLMGERGYFPLVDLLQFRQFKGHLQGHPSKHDTPGIEVSSGSLGQGLSVASGMALGSRMDGIDRRVYCVMGDGEQQEGQIWEAAMFAAHYKLDNICGIIDYNRKQIDGDVQDVMGIAPLADKWRGFNWNVIEVDGHDVAALVQGFEIARATKGKPSLILAHTVMGKGVSFMEDDYKWHGVPPNREQADQALREMGTSLDAWTARLERCTKPEVAPGPGPGV is encoded by the coding sequence ATGACGTTGCAAGAGCTCAAGGAGCGCGCCCTCTTCGTGCGGCGCGACATCATCGCGCTCCTGGCTCGCTCCCAATCCGGACACAGCGGCGGGCCGCTCTCGTCCGCCGATTTCGGAACCGTTCTATTCTTCCACGAAATGAACGTGAATCCGGGCCGGCTCGATGATCCATCGCGGGACATGTGGCATTTCTCGATCGGGCATATCACGCCGGTGATCTACTCGCTCATGGGGGAGCGCGGATATTTCCCGCTCGTCGACCTTCTCCAATTCCGCCAGTTCAAAGGACACCTTCAGGGTCATCCCAGCAAACACGACACACCGGGGATCGAGGTCTCCTCGGGCTCGCTGGGGCAGGGACTGTCCGTGGCGAGCGGCATGGCGCTGGGCTCCCGAATGGATGGGATCGATCGGCGCGTCTATTGCGTGATGGGGGACGGGGAACAACAGGAGGGGCAGATCTGGGAAGCCGCGATGTTCGCGGCCCACTACAAGCTCGACAACATCTGCGGCATTATCGACTACAACCGGAAGCAGATCGACGGCGACGTTCAGGATGTGATGGGAATCGCGCCGCTCGCGGACAAATGGCGCGGATTCAACTGGAACGTCATCGAAGTGGACGGCCATGACGTGGCGGCGCTCGTTCAGGGGTTCGAGATCGCCCGCGCGACCAAAGGGAAGCCCTCCCTCATCCTCGCCCACACCGTGATGGGAAAGGGCGTGTCGTTCATGGAGGATGACTACAAGTGGCACGGCGTTCCGCCGAATCGCGAGCAGGCGGACCAGGCCCTGCGAGAGATGGGGACGAGCCTTGATGCATGGACGGCGCGGCTGGAACGCTGCACGAAGCCCGAAGTGGCTCCAGGACCGGGGCCGGGCGTATGA